CAGCGTTCGCCTGGTAGACAGCATAGAAGAAGGACGTTATCAGTTTATTGTTGCCAATGTTGCAAATAACAGTATTCATCAGAAAAGCAATTATCTTACGCTGGATAAAGGTTCGAAAGACGGGGTAGAAAAAGATATGGGCGTAATAACTTCTAATGGAGTTGTTGGTATAGTATTGAATGTCTCAAAAGACTTCTGTACAGTACAGTCTCTATTGCATCCCGATACACGTATCTCCGTCACACTGGGCAAATCAGAAGTATTTGGTTCGTTAATGTGGGGCAGTAACAGAGATTCACGGTATGCGATGGTGCGTGATATTCCTAATCATGTCAAGGTCGCCAAAGGAGAAAAAGTATACACTTCCGGTTTTTCAATTTTTCCAAAAGGAATACAGGTCGGCCAAATAGTAGAGACAGGCATTACCTCCGGTGAAAGTTTTCTGGATCTGCGGCTACTGCTTTCCACCAATTTTTCAAATCTTCAGCACGTGTATATTCTTAAAGATAAAATGGCCGAAGAAAAAAGACTTTTAGAAGAAACGAATAACGACAATGGGTAGAACGGTTTTACTTAATTTTTTACGATTTGTAATCCTTATTCTTTTACAGGTTTTTCTGTTCAAGAATATTGGTTATTACAATCTCGCCAGCCCCTTCCCTTATATTCTTATTATCTTTCTTTTACCTATCGGCCTTCCTAATTTATTATTATACGTACTGGCTTTTCTTACCGGACTGACAGTAGACGTATTTTATGATTCACTGGGCGTACATGCTGCTGCATGTGTGGCATTAGCCTGGTACAGGATCTTTTTTCATAACATCACGCTGGAGGTGGATATGAAAGAATCCTACCTCACCCCCTCATTAGGAGAAATGGGATTTAAATGGTTCCTTTCCTATACATTTTTTGGCATTTTAGTCCACCATACGGTATTGTATATATTAGAAGTATTTTCATTCTACCAATTTCAATATACACTCTTAAGTATCGGATTAAGTTGTATCTTTACACTGATTATCATCCTATTATCCGGGCTATTATTCTTTAGAAAGAAGACCCGTTATAATGCATAATCGATTCTGTACATTTTTCTAATAACGAAGGAAACCTCCGGTTTATGAACAGTTTTTTTGCTCGTAAATACGTCATTCAAGGGATATTTATTGCCGTTGCCATTATACTGATTGCTCGACTTTTTTATCTTCAAATCATTGACGACACTTATCTTCTGTCTGCAAACAACAATGTCTTGAGGAAAGTCATTGTATATCCTGCGCGCGGGGTCATCTTAGACCGTAACGGCAAGGTAATGGTACAAAACGAACCTGTCTACGATCTACTGGTCACCCCAAAAGAAGTAAAAGATATAGACACCGCTTTACTCTGTTCATTAATAGACATCGATAAAGCCGGCTTTGACAGCCGGATGGCCAAAGCTCGCGCGCATTCTCCGTTCAGAGCCTCTCAATTTGAAAAGCAACTTTCGGCGACCACCTATGCACGTCTTCAGGAACATTTATATAAATTCAGAGGATTCTATGTACAGAATCGTACTGTCCGCAGTTATCCGGACAGTCTGGCTGCACAGTTCCTGGGATATATTGAGGAAGTAAGAGATCGGGACATCGAAAAATCAAATGGTTTTTACAGACCAGGCGATTATATTGGCGCCAGTGGTGTTGAACGGGCATATGAAGATCTGTTACGCGGTAAAAGAGGTGTCAAAAATCTTATGGTTGATGCCCTCAACAGACCAAAAGGAGTTTTTATGGAAGGCAAGTATGATACGCTTGCTGTAGCCGGGGATGGATTAATCTCTTCACTGGATAAAGAACTGCAGATTCTGGGTGAAAAATTAATGAAGAATAAACTGGGATCCATTGTTGCAATCGAACCTTCCACAGGAGAAATACTGGCCTATGTAAGCAGTCCGAGTTACGACCCCAACCTGATGGTAGGGAGACAAAGAGGCAATAATTATATGAAATTGCTGAATGATCCGACCAAACCCATGTTTAACCGGCCTATTCAGGCTTCCTATCCGCCGGGATCTGTATTCAAGGTGGTTTCAGCTTTGACAGCACAGCAAGCCGGCATGATAGATACGCATACTGTATTTAATTGTCCCGGAGGATACAGCTACGGAGGAGGGCGCGGATTTATGCGTTGTACGCACGTAGATGGACCAACCAGTCTGGTCAAATCTATACAACGGTCCTGCAATACCTATTACGGGTATACGTATGCCCGAATGATAGATTCAAGAGGACTTTCCGGACCAAAGGCATACGATCTGTGGAGAGAGGCTACTATGAAATTTGGTATAGGTCATAAATTAGGAATCGATTTACCCGGCGAAAAACCAGGTCTGCTACCTACTTCAGATTTTTATACAAAACGTTATGGTAATGACAAATGGAGATCTTCATTTAACATTTCTTTATCGATCGGACAAGGTGAAATGGGTATTACACCTTTGCAGATGGCAAATATCATGGCCATTGTTGCCAACAGAGGTTTCTATTACCGTCCTCACCTGATCAAAGGGATAGGAGACAAAAAAATCCTGAAAGAAGAATTTACAGAAAAAATTTCTGCCGGAGTAGATGCGAAATATTATCAGATGGTGATAGAAGGCTTAAGTCAGGCCGTGAACTCTCCGGGAGGTACAGCGTATTCCAACAGAATTAATGGAATAGAAATGTGTGGAAAAACAGGAACTGCCCAGAATCCACACGGTGAAAACCATGCTGTATTCTTTGCGTTTGCCCCACGTGAAAATCCAAAAATAGCAATTGCTGTATTTGTAGAAAATGCCGGTTACGGAGGAGTATGGGCTGGACCTATAGCCAGTATGATGGTCGAAAAATATGTTAAGGACACCATCACTATGCCAAAGTATATTCAGGATCGTATCTATAATGCGAGTTTTATGCCGAAGAAGGAAATTCCGAAACCGAAGAAAGAGGATGTGAAAAAGGACAGCACAAAAACAAAAGCAAAAACAGTGCAGCAGACTGCAGCAATAAGAGACGATAGAAAATCAGTATTAGTTCACCATAGCCAAATCAAAAGAAGATATGAATAATGTTAAGCAAAAATCCTTCTTCGGGAGAATCGATTGGTTAACAATCTTATTGTGGCTAACGTTGTGCCTTATTGGCTGGTTTAATATTCATGCAGCCGTCTTTGATCCGGAACATCCGGAATTGTTCAACCTGCAGACAAACTATGGCAAACAGTCTATTTATATTTTTTCCGCTATCATTATCGGAATCAGTATTTTAATTATTGATGCCAAGTTTTTCAGTTCTTCCGCTCCGGTTATCTATATAGTCGTTACCCTCCTGCTTATAGCCGTATTAGTTGTGGGCCGGAATGTGGGTGGTAACCAGGCCTGGATACCACTTGGAAGTTTCAGGCTGCAGCCTTCTGAATTTGGTAAACTGGCAACCTGCCTTTTACTTGCCTATTATCTCAGTAGTCAGAGCAACAAAGCTCCGACAATGAAAACTCTGGCTATAGGTGCAGGAATTGTATTATTCCCGGTTATGCTGGTTATGCTACAGCCGGATACAGGATCAGCATTAGCGTTCTTTTCTCTGATATTTGTATTCTACCGTGAAGGATATGTCAACACCGGCTTCCTATTGTTTATTGGTATGTGTATATTGCTGTTTGTACTTGCACTTCTGGTAAACCAATGGATACTGATAGGCTCTTTACTGATTATCTGCGGATTTTTTGCCTTCAGTCTTAGAAAAAGACGAAAGTACCTCATCAATATTTCTATACTCTTTGCCGTCTCAACAGCATATATATTGTGTGTGGATTTTGCATACGAGCATATATTGCAACCGCATCAGCGTAACCGTATTGATATTATCCTGGGTAAGATGGACGATCCGAAGGGTCAGGGATACAATCTCAATCAATCCATGATCGCTATAGGATCAGGTCAGCTGCTGGGCAAAGGATATTTACAGGGCACACAGACTAAATATAACTTTGTACCTGAACAAAGTACAGATTTTATTTTCTGTACAGTGGGTGAAGAATGGGGATTTGTAGGAAGTACCCTACTCATAGCGGTCTATATGACCCTATTGGTTCGTATAGTCAATATAGCCGAACGGCAGCGATCAGCATTTGCACGAATATATGCATACGGGGTAGCATCTATCCTATTCTTTCACGTCTTTATCAACATCGGCATGACGATAGGTATAGTTCCTGTTATCGGGATTCCCTTACCTTTTATCAGTTACGGTGGGTCCTCTCTGTGGAGTTTCACCATACTTTTGTTTATTATGCTCAAGTTTGATGCAAACAGAAAAGGGGTAGCTTAATTTAAAAACAGCTCCTACCCTAACTTCTGCAATTGAAAGAAAAGGCAAGTTAATTCAAACATTTGGATTGTAGGTATTATATCCTTTCCAGTATATATTGAATAGCCTCTTCCACGATTTTTTGCGGTTCCGGACTGAATGTTGCATTCACACGACTGGCTAATATAGCATTTATGGACAAAGCATGATGTCCTAAAGCTGCAGCCATAGCATATATTCCGGCTGTTTCCATCTCCAGATTCGTAATCCTTCTGTCTCCCACCCTGAAGCGGTTAATCTTATCTATAAAATCCGGATAAATATTCTGTGTCCTCAGTGCTCTTCCCTGTGGTCCATAAAATCCCGGAGCAGTGGCAGTCATTCCTTTCGGAAGATCAGAAGCAAACTGTTTCAACAACTTTTCACTGGCATGTGCCACATAAGGCTGAAAATGTAAGGCCGGGAACTGTTTTCCGATTTCCTGTTGAATATCAACTTCCAGAACGGAGAGTTCCCTCTTATAATATTGCATTAAAGCGTCAAAGCCAATTCCGATTTCAGAAGCAAGTATTGTACCCATTGGCAAATCAGCCTGCACAGCCCCTGAAGTACCTATACGGATAATATTAAGACTGATCAGATCAGATTTAGGTTCTCTTGATTGAAAATCAATATTTACCAATGCATCCAGTTCATTCAGTACGATATCAATATTATCGGTACCAATACCCGTAGATATGACAGAAACTCTTTTGCCACGAATTGTACCCGTATGCGTGATAAATTCACGTTTACCCTTTTTAAGTTCTATATGGTCAAAATATTTAGAGACTTCTGCGACTCTGTCCGGATCACCTACTGTGATGACCGTGTTTGCCAGATCTTCCGGCAGAATATTCAGATGGTAAATACTTCCATCTGTATTTATAATGAGTTCGGATGCTGGAATCATATTGTTTTTAAGTAATTAAGATGTACTCCTTCTATGGTATTCATTTTTTGCACAACGGTATTGACCTGCATTTTTCTGATTTCGAGCTCCATATAACAGCTATTATCAAATTCCTGTTTCAACATAGTCAAGTCTTCCTCTTTCACGATCCGCATTACATCATTCATCTGCAGATATTCAAAGGACACGCTATACACATCATTCACGGTGCGCTCCACAATAACCGAACTGGCTAAAGCTTCCTGCGCGGCTGTCTTGTAGGCATTGATCAATCCCGGAACTCCTAACAGAGTACCTCCAAAATATCGCACCACTACAATCAGGACATTGGTCACATCCTGAGAAAGCAATACGTTGAGAATCGGCCGGCCTGCTGTACCTGAAGGTTCACCATCATCATTTACCCGAAATACAGCCCGATCAGGTGTCAGACGATAAGCCCAGCAGTGGTGTCTCGCTTTAGGGTGTAAATCTTTTAATTCCTGAATGATAGTTTTCAATGCGGCTTCATCTCTGAACGGATAGGCATAAGCAATAAATTTACTTCCTTTGTCCCGAAAAATCCCTTCGGAGGACGATTCAATAGTACGATAAGTATCTTCAAATAAACTCACAGATAAGCAATTAATAAGACAGAAATTACAGCCAGACAAAGTCCCGCTTTATTCAATATAGACAATTTTTCTTTAAATAAAAAGATACCAGCCAGTGCACCGAAAGCAATCACACCGATATTCATGGACGTAAAGACAATAGATGGATTCTCCGGAATAGCACGGTGTGCTTTCATATAAAACATAATATTTCCGAAATTGAAAACACCCAGAACCAGCCCGCCAAACATAGACTGTATATCAAACTTTTGTTTTTTCCAAAACAATAAATAAAACAAACAGCCACATGCTACGACCAATGCCAGCGCAAAAATGATCAGCATAGAAGCCGTGTAGGGAATCTCTTTATGCTGCGCCACTTGTTTGAAAAGTACATCAATACATCCCATTCCTAAAAATACTATCGCCGGATATATAATAGACGAAGTCGGCTTTTCGGATTTCTGCCCGCCTTTACTCCATCCTATCGAGCAGATTATAGCGACAACTCCTACTGCAAGTCCAATTATTTTACCGGATTCAATACGCTCTCCAAATAACAGAAAAGCAGCGGTCAACGGAATAAACAAGGAAAGTCTCTGGGCAACTTCTGTCTTTACAATCCCGCTGTATTCTATAGAAAGCGCAATGATCAGAAATAAGGTAGGCAAGAGAATACCTAAGGGCAAATACAGATTCCAGGGAAGAACAGGGTTATCCCACCTTACGGGCTCCGGATTTAAAAATATCCAGGTCATCAACAGCGCTACAGGATAATTCCACAACACTAACTGTAAATGATTGATACCTCTGCTTTTTGCCCATTTGATACAAATGGCGACCAATACACTGCAGATAACACTTAAAAAAACAAATATCATATTCTTCTATTTCCAGAGTCCGGCTTTGTGCAATCGGGCTTTCCCCTCCAGTTCTCTGAAATAAGCTGCATATTTCACATTTGGAGGAACTGTCATCGTTACCGCATAACCCTTTTCTACCAGTTCTGCATTTAACAATACACTATCGATATATACATAAGCCAGCAATCGGCCATACCGATCCCGCTTTGCAACATCAAAAGTAAGACTAACATGCCTATTCTTTAAACGTTCTGTTAAATATTTTTTGGATTCTGCACCGAAATAGCCAATCAGCTTTCGCCCAGTATTTCGGGATTCAGGAGCATCTATACCTATAAACCTGACTTTTGTTCCTTTAGAAGAACCATCCTCGATCACAAAGGTGTCTCCATCGATAACCCGACGAACGATATAACTATGATCAGGCGCAATTTCTAATCTTTTGGATGAATGTACAAAAGACGTAAAAGCAATAAAAAAAAGAGGTAAACACCTCAAAAGTATCTTCATATAAATTATAAAAGGGAGGCTGCAAAATTAACAAAACCAAAATAATTAAAGGAAAAGTATAATTTCAAATAAAATAATCATTAAAAAAACCTAAATTTTAAAATAAAAATAATACAAAAAAAATAACAAATTTTTATTAAAAAATACGTTAAAAATAAATCAAAAAATAAGCGAAAAATACGTCATAAATATTAACACATTAAAAATATAAAAAGCTATATATAAACATTTTACCAAATAATAAGTGAAATTAAAGATGTAATTTTAATATAAAATTCACATAAAAATAAACATAAAATAAGATGTTTTTTAACCATAAAAAACAGAATAAAAACACACTTATAAAGATTAAAAAAACAATAAATATTAAATTTTATTTGGATTTTTATTTTTTTGCCGTACATTTGAAATGTCAAACACGAGACACAGACAATGAAACATAATAACACATATCTATTTTTTGGTTTCTTTTATTTTAGCAATAAGAGCAGGGACTAGTATATAGATATAAGTTATACAGATATATAGAGGGTCCCGGAAATATTCGGGACCCTCTTTTTTTGGAAAGTTAACGAGAAAAATGAGCTTAAAAATTGCAATACAGGGGGCAAAGGCCTCTTTTCACGAAGAAGCAGCCTTCAAATATTTCGGCAATGATATAGAAATTGTCGAATGTGATTCTTTCAAAAAGACCTGCGATATTCTCAAACAGAAAAAAGCAGATTATGTGGTCATGGCCATCGAGAATTCAATTGCCGGAAGTATTCTCCAAAATTACAATCTGTTGCGTGATTATCGCTTTCATATTGTAGGCGAAGTCTATCTGCACATTCAACAGCATTTATTAGCACTGCCGGGTGTAAAATTAGCAGATATCAAGATTGTAGAATCGCATCCTATTGCAATCCGTCAGTGTGATGCCTTTCTGGAAGATCACCCGCATTTTCTGGTGAAAGAGTTCACAGACACTGCAGCAGCAGCAAAGAAGATTGCGGATGAAAAACTGACCACGACAGCAGCGATTGCCGGAGAACTGGCGGCCAAACTTTATGGTCTTGAAATTATTGAACGCAGAATTGAAACCAACAAAAAGAATGCAACACGTTTTCTGATTCTGGCAGATGAAGTCGTCGAACAGAAAAATGCAAACAAAGCATCATTATCTTTTCAAACCGGCAATGCTGTAGGCGCTCTGGCTAATGTACTTCAGTGTTTTGCAGAGCAAAATGTCAATCTGACCAAAATTCAATCTATGCCGGTCGTAGGACGCCGTAATGACTACGATTTTTATGTAGATGTAGAATGGAAAAAACAATCCGAATACGATGCAGCTATCCGCAAAGTATTGAAGCATACTGTCAACTTCAGTATCATGGGTGAATACATTAAAAATGAGAAATTGTAATTAATAAACTGAAAATATAAAATACACAATAAAATGAAACACACATTAGACATCCTTCCGCTAAAATCCTGGTTAGATACAGGAGACAGACCTTTGATCATCGGAGGCCCTTGTAGTGCAGAGACTGAAGAACAACTGGTTTCAACAGCTCACCTTTTGGCAAACACCGGTAAAGTAAACGTATTGCGCGCCGGAATCTGGAAACCTCGTACCCGTCCGGGAGAATTCGAAGGTATAGGAAGTATTGGTCTGGAATGGTTAAAAAGAGCCAAAGAAGAAACAGGTCTGTTGACTGCGACTGAAGTAGCAACGGCCAAGCACGTGGAAGAAGCTTTAGCTGCAGGAGTAGATATCCTTTGGATTGGTGCCCGTTCTACTGCAAACCCGTTCACTGTTCAGGAAATAGCAGACGCCTTACAAGGTGTGGATGTGCCTGTATTAGTTAAGAATCCTGTGAATCCGGATTTATCTTTATGGGTAGGTGCATTAGAGCGTATCAACCGTGCAGGTATTAAAAAACTGGCTGCTATTCACAGAGGATTCTCTTCATACGAGAAGACAGCTTTCAGAAATGAACCGATGTGGGATCTGGCTATTCAGCTGAAAACCTTAATTCCTGATCTTCCGGTTATCAATGACCCAAGTCATATTTGCGGAAATCGTGAACTGATCCCGTACATTGCACAAAAAGCGATGGATATGGATATGCAGGGATTAATTATTGAATCGCATATCGATCCTTCAGTAGCGTGGACGGATGCCAAACAACAACTTACTCCTGCAGCTTTGGCTGAATTAGTAGGCCACTTATCTTTACGTCGTCCGGAATCCGACAATCCTGCTTTCGAAGATAAACTTTCAGAGTTACGTGCTGAAATCGACAGACTGGATGACAAAATAATCCAGCAAATCGGAGACCGTATGAAAATTGCAGAGAAAATCGGCGAATACAAACGCGATAATAATGTGACCATCTTACAGGTTTCGCGATGGGATGAAATCGTACAAAAACGTGCGAAATTAGCCAATGCATTAAACTTAGATCAGGATTTTACAGTAAAATTCCTGGAACTGTTACACAACGAGTCTATCCGCAGACAAAATGAAGTAATGAACAATACACCAGCTACGGAGGCGTAATGGAGCATTCAGGCATTGCATTAAGCCATCCAGGCAAAACAATAAAAGGTACGGTACAGCTCACAGGTTCTAAATCTGAGAGCAACCGTGCCCTCATTATCCAGGCACTGAGTAAAGGCAACGTCCGTATTGAAAATCTTTCGAATGCAGATGATACCGTGATTATGCAACGTGCTTTAAAGACCGCTGCTGAACCACAATCCGACACCACAACCATTAACATCGGACCTGCTGGTACAGCAATGCGTTTTTTGACATCCTACCTCAACTTAGTAAAAGGTAATTTTACCCTTACAGGTACCGAGCGGATGCAACAGCGTCCTATTGGTATTCTCGTTGATGCACTAAAAACATTAGGTGCAGATATACATTATGAGAAGAAAGCAGGATATCCTCCTTTGAAAATCGAAGGAGGAATGTTCCAGAATAAAAAAGAAGTTTCCATAAAAGGAAACATAAGCAGTCAGTATATTTCCTCGCTGTTGCTGATTGCATCAGCACTGAAAAAAGGTCTTACGCTTCATATTGAAGGAGAGTTGACTTCACGACCTTATGTATCTATGACATTAGATATGCTCAAAGAAGCGGGCATATCTCATACATGGAATGAAAATTCAATTGAGATAGCTCCTCAACAAGCAAAAGAGGCAACTTTATATATAGAACCAGACTGGAGTGCGGCCTCCTATTGGTATGCGATAGTAGCGTTATCCGAAAACGGACATATTGTACTGCCGGGATTGAAACAAAACAGTTTACAGGGAGACAGTGCAATAGTAGATATAATGACACACTTCAGTGTACGCTCTTCTTTTGAACAGGACGGACTCCATCTTCACAAGTCAGCAGTTGATTCTGATCAAACCCTTTTTGACTTTAAAGAATGTCCGGATCTGGCCCAGACAGTCATTGTATGTGCAGCAGCATTGAAACGCGACATTTCATTTACCGGCCTGGAAACACTTAAAATCAAAGAAACAGACCGTATTGCTGCTCTTCAGAATGAGATTGGTAAATTCGGAGCGTTGCTTGTGGAAGATAATGGAATCTACCACCTGAAGACTTCCAATGTCTTCAAACCTGAACACATAACAATCAAGACATATGAAGATCATCGTATGGCCATGGCATTCGCTCCTCTGGCACTTGTATTTGATCAGATTCATATAGAAGATCCTATTGTGGTCGAAAAATCATATCCTGAATTCTGGGATCACCTAAAAAATCAAAATTTTACGATTACGGCATAGATAAAATAGAATAAGACCATAATATTATGGTCTTATTCTATATCTTTACGCTTTGCTAATACATTATTAAACTTTATGGCAGGAAATTCATTTGGAGAAGTATTCAGGATTACGACTTTCGGGGAGTCACACGGCGAAGCTATAGGTGTGATTATTGACGGTTGCCCGTCAAATATCGAAATCGATGAAACTTTCATCCAATCGGAATTGGATAAAAGAAAACCCGGACAATCCAAGATTACAACTCAACGCAAAGAAAGTGATACTGCAAAAATTCTTTCAGGTGTATTTGAAGGAAAATCAACCGGTACCCCAATTGCTCTGGTCATTCCCAATGAAGACCAGCGATCTAAAGACTATTCTCACATACAGAATAAATTCAGACCTTCTCACGCCGACTATACGTATCATATGAAATACGGTAATCGTGATTATCGCGGAGGCGGTCGTTCATCAGCACGAGAAACTGCTGCAAGAGTAGCTGCAGGTGCTGTTGCCAAATTATTTCTAAAACAACTTGGCATTGAAATATTTGCCCACGTGTCTTCTGTAGGAAAGATTGATGCTCCTAACCTGGATCACAGCGATCTGTCTACACTACTGGAACAACGTGAAAATAATATTGTAAGATGCGTAGATCCGGCTACAGCCAATGAAATGATATCATTTATTGACGGCATACGTAAAGCCGGAGATACTGTAGGAGGAAAAATTTCAACAGTTATCCGTAATGTACCTGCGGGATTAGGAGAGCCTGTATTCGACAAATTGCATGCTGATCTTGCCAAAGCTATGATGAGCATCAATGCAGTACACGGATTTGAATACGGATCCGGATTTGAAGGATCACAAATGATAGGATCCGAACATAACGACATTTTTCTGACTGAAAATCAGGACCTGGATCATGTACATACGATTACAAATTTTTCCGGTGGTATACAGGGCGGAATCTCCAATGGTATGGACATTACATTCCGTACTGCATTCAAACCTGTTGCTACTATTATGAGAGATCAGGAAACGGTTAATACCGAAGGAGAGTCTGTAAGTATTTCAGGCAAAGGAAGACACGATCCTTGTGTAGTACCACGTGCAGTAGTTATAGTAGAAGCTATGGCAGCACTCGTGATTACAGACCATTTATTAAGACAAAAAAGTTATTCGAATGCCCGTTTCTAACCGATACATTTTAGCCTCCGATATCGGAGGCTCTCATATTACCTCAGCTATCGTCGATACAGCTGACTGGTCCATTCTATTTGAAAGTGTAACACGCAATCGTGTCAATTCTTCATCGGATGCTAAATCGATTTTTCAAAGCTGGGCTTCCAATCTAAAAGAGACAATAGCCAAATCTCCCGAAGAAATCACACAGCTTGGGATTGCCATGCCTGGCCCCTTCGATTATGAAAAAGGAATTTCCCTGATGC
The Sphingobacterium spiritivorum genome window above contains:
- a CDS encoding thermonuclease family protein, yielding MKILLRCLPLFFIAFTSFVHSSKRLEIAPDHSYIVRRVIDGDTFVIEDGSSKGTKVRFIGIDAPESRNTGRKLIGYFGAESKKYLTERLKNRHVSLTFDVAKRDRYGRLLAYVYIDSVLLNAELVEKGYAVTMTVPPNVKYAAYFRELEGKARLHKAGLWK
- the rodA gene encoding rod shape-determining protein RodA, which translates into the protein MNNVKQKSFFGRIDWLTILLWLTLCLIGWFNIHAAVFDPEHPELFNLQTNYGKQSIYIFSAIIIGISILIIDAKFFSSSAPVIYIVVTLLLIAVLVVGRNVGGNQAWIPLGSFRLQPSEFGKLATCLLLAYYLSSQSNKAPTMKTLAIGAGIVLFPVMLVMLQPDTGSALAFFSLIFVFYREGYVNTGFLLFIGMCILLFVLALLVNQWILIGSLLIICGFFAFSLRKRRKYLINISILFAVSTAYILCVDFAYEHILQPHQRNRIDIILGKMDDPKGQGYNLNQSMIAIGSGQLLGKGYLQGTQTKYNFVPEQSTDFIFCTVGEEWGFVGSTLLIAVYMTLLVRIVNIAERQRSAFARIYAYGVASILFFHVFINIGMTIGIVPVIGIPLPFISYGGSSLWSFTILLFIMLKFDANRKGVA
- a CDS encoding IMPACT family protein encodes the protein MSLFEDTYRTIESSSEGIFRDKGSKFIAYAYPFRDEAALKTIIQELKDLHPKARHHCWAYRLTPDRAVFRVNDDGEPSGTAGRPILNVLLSQDVTNVLIVVVRYFGGTLLGVPGLINAYKTAAQEALASSVIVERTVNDVYSVSFEYLQMNDVMRIVKEEDLTMLKQEFDNSCYMELEIRKMQVNTVVQKMNTIEGVHLNYLKTI
- a CDS encoding rod shape-determining protein MreD — protein: MGRTVLLNFLRFVILILLQVFLFKNIGYYNLASPFPYILIIFLLPIGLPNLLLYVLAFLTGLTVDVFYDSLGVHAAACVALAWYRIFFHNITLEVDMKESYLTPSLGEMGFKWFLSYTFFGILVHHTVLYILEVFSFYQFQYTLLSIGLSCIFTLIIILLSGLLFFRKKTRYNA
- a CDS encoding prephenate dehydratase produces the protein MSLKIAIQGAKASFHEEAAFKYFGNDIEIVECDSFKKTCDILKQKKADYVVMAIENSIAGSILQNYNLLRDYRFHIVGEVYLHIQQHLLALPGVKLADIKIVESHPIAIRQCDAFLEDHPHFLVKEFTDTAAAAKKIADEKLTTTAAIAGELAAKLYGLEIIERRIETNKKNATRFLILADEVVEQKNANKASLSFQTGNAVGALANVLQCFAEQNVNLTKIQSMPVVGRRNDYDFYVDVEWKKQSEYDAAIRKVLKHTVNFSIMGEYIKNEKL
- the mreC gene encoding rod shape-determining protein MreC is translated as MRNLWLFLIRYNAFFWFILFFVFSVLLVVKNNTFQRASAFNSSNVVIGNMYAKVNSWKSYLALADANDQLVQENAMLHNQLQRYIVKDSSDSVRLVDSIEEGRYQFIVANVANNSIHQKSNYLTLDKGSKDGVEKDMGVITSNGVVGIVLNVSKDFCTVQSLLHPDTRISVTLGKSEVFGSLMWGSNRDSRYAMVRDIPNHVKVAKGEKVYTSGFSIFPKGIQVGQIVETGITSGESFLDLRLLLSTNFSNLQHVYILKDKMAEEKRLLEETNNDNG
- the mrdA gene encoding penicillin-binding protein 2 — translated: MNSFFARKYVIQGIFIAVAIILIARLFYLQIIDDTYLLSANNNVLRKVIVYPARGVILDRNGKVMVQNEPVYDLLVTPKEVKDIDTALLCSLIDIDKAGFDSRMAKARAHSPFRASQFEKQLSATTYARLQEHLYKFRGFYVQNRTVRSYPDSLAAQFLGYIEEVRDRDIEKSNGFYRPGDYIGASGVERAYEDLLRGKRGVKNLMVDALNRPKGVFMEGKYDTLAVAGDGLISSLDKELQILGEKLMKNKLGSIVAIEPSTGEILAYVSSPSYDPNLMVGRQRGNNYMKLLNDPTKPMFNRPIQASYPPGSVFKVVSALTAQQAGMIDTHTVFNCPGGYSYGGGRGFMRCTHVDGPTSLVKSIQRSCNTYYGYTYARMIDSRGLSGPKAYDLWREATMKFGIGHKLGIDLPGEKPGLLPTSDFYTKRYGNDKWRSSFNISLSIGQGEMGITPLQMANIMAIVANRGFYYRPHLIKGIGDKKILKEEFTEKISAGVDAKYYQMVIEGLSQAVNSPGGTAYSNRINGIEMCGKTGTAQNPHGENHAVFFAFAPRENPKIAIAVFVENAGYGGVWAGPIASMMVEKYVKDTITMPKYIQDRIYNASFMPKKEIPKPKKEDVKKDSTKTKAKTVQQTAAIRDDRKSVLVHHSQIKRRYE
- a CDS encoding EamA family transporter, with amino-acid sequence MIFVFLSVICSVLVAICIKWAKSRGINHLQLVLWNYPVALLMTWIFLNPEPVRWDNPVLPWNLYLPLGILLPTLFLIIALSIEYSGIVKTEVAQRLSLFIPLTAAFLLFGERIESGKIIGLAVGVVAIICSIGWSKGGQKSEKPTSSIIYPAIVFLGMGCIDVLFKQVAQHKEIPYTASMLIIFALALVVACGCLFYLLFWKKQKFDIQSMFGGLVLGVFNFGNIMFYMKAHRAIPENPSIVFTSMNIGVIAFGALAGIFLFKEKLSILNKAGLCLAVISVLLIAYL
- a CDS encoding nucleoside phosphorylase is translated as MIPASELIINTDGSIYHLNILPEDLANTVITVGDPDRVAEVSKYFDHIELKKGKREFITHTGTIRGKRVSVISTGIGTDNIDIVLNELDALVNIDFQSREPKSDLISLNIIRIGTSGAVQADLPMGTILASEIGIGFDALMQYYKRELSVLEVDIQQEIGKQFPALHFQPYVAHASEKLLKQFASDLPKGMTATAPGFYGPQGRALRTQNIYPDFIDKINRFRVGDRRITNLEMETAGIYAMAAALGHHALSINAILASRVNATFSPEPQKIVEEAIQYILERI